The Aureimonas mangrovi genome includes a region encoding these proteins:
- a CDS encoding ATP-binding protein: MPLFEMGAIVVLLLGLNVATLLRHSRRTSVSDTELFCELLFDVAALTGQLYFSGGAWNPFVSLYLLQVILGAVLFGPRIVWSLVGITALCFAGLTAFHRPMPLPRGGRPAFLDLHVQGMFICFLLVAVLLVFFVARISGNLAARDAGLAELRRRAVEEDHIVRMGLLASGAAHELGTPLATLSVILSDWRKMPALRADADMSAEMDEMQGQLDRCKAIVSGILVSAGEARGEGTVHTTQRRFFDEIAAEWREARGASGLVYENRFAQDIAIVSDLTLKQVVFNLLDNALEASAERIALTVEQLGEDLAVRITDDGPGFAPDVLARIGRPYVSTKERPGAGLGLFLTMNVVRKLGGQVEARNSEEHGRHGGASVTIRLPLASIEENTP; this comes from the coding sequence TTGCCGCTTTTCGAGATGGGCGCGATCGTCGTCCTTCTTCTCGGGCTCAATGTCGCAACGCTCCTGCGCCACAGTCGTCGCACCAGCGTCTCGGACACCGAGCTCTTCTGCGAACTCCTCTTCGACGTCGCCGCTCTTACCGGCCAGCTCTATTTCAGCGGCGGCGCGTGGAACCCCTTCGTCTCGCTCTACCTCCTGCAGGTGATCCTCGGGGCCGTCCTGTTCGGGCCGCGCATCGTGTGGTCGCTGGTGGGCATCACCGCCCTGTGCTTCGCTGGCCTCACAGCCTTCCACCGGCCGATGCCGCTGCCGCGCGGCGGGCGGCCTGCCTTCCTGGACCTGCACGTGCAGGGCATGTTCATCTGCTTCCTTCTCGTGGCGGTGCTTCTCGTCTTCTTCGTCGCGCGGATCAGCGGCAATCTCGCCGCGCGCGATGCCGGCCTTGCCGAACTGCGCCGCCGTGCGGTGGAGGAGGACCACATCGTGCGCATGGGCCTTCTGGCCTCGGGCGCGGCGCATGAACTTGGCACTCCGCTCGCCACGCTCTCAGTGATCCTGAGCGACTGGCGCAAGATGCCGGCACTGCGCGCCGACGCCGACATGTCGGCCGAGATGGACGAGATGCAGGGCCAGCTCGACCGTTGCAAGGCGATCGTCTCGGGCATCCTCGTCTCGGCCGGCGAGGCGCGCGGCGAGGGCACGGTCCACACGACGCAACGCCGCTTCTTCGACGAGATCGCGGCGGAATGGCGCGAGGCGCGAGGCGCGAGCGGCCTCGTCTACGAGAACCGCTTCGCGCAGGACATCGCCATTGTCTCGGATCTGACGCTCAAGCAGGTCGTCTTCAACCTTCTCGACAACGCGCTGGAAGCCTCGGCCGAGAGGATCGCCCTCACCGTCGAACAGCTCGGCGAAGACCTCGCCGTGCGCATCACGGATGATGGCCCCGGCTTCGCGCCGGACGTTCTGGCGCGGATCGGGCGCCCCTACGTCTCGACCAAGGAGCGGCCCGGCGCCGGCCTCGGCCTGTTCCTCACGATGAACGTCGTGCGCAAGCTCGGCGGGCAGGTCGAGGCACGCAACAGCGAAGAGCACGGCAGGCACGGCGGCGCGAGCGTCACCATCCGCCTGCCGCTCGCCTCCATCGAGGAGAACACCCCATGA
- a CDS encoding MFS transporter, which translates to MSSSSIPHPQTAAERDARAVNEHAGADPGEIAIGVIIGRTSEFFDFFVYAIASVLVFPALIFSFADPLTGTVLSFAVFALAFVARPLGTLVFSAVDRAYGRGVKLTIALFLLGTSTVAVAFLPSYERAGWVAIAILVVFRCAQGLALAGAWDGLASLLALNAPEGKRGWYAMMPQLGAPIGLIVASSLFAYLTMSLSAEDFLSWGWRYPFFVAFAINVVALFARLRIVVTPQYTKLFETGELVPGTVSDTIRDDWRNIVIGAFAPLASFALFHMVTVFPLSYVFLYTDDQPSNFLVIEGVAAVVGLGAVVLSGVLADRIGRRWLLGASAVAIAIFSVFAPLLLAAGTVGETVYMVLGFTLLGISFGQSSGVVAANFTRQHRYTGSALTSDLAWLFGAGFAPLVALVLTEQLGVISSGGYLLSGAICTLIALRLNRRLAASN; encoded by the coding sequence ATGTCGTCCTCGTCCATTCCCCACCCGCAGACCGCGGCCGAGCGCGACGCGCGCGCCGTCAACGAGCATGCCGGGGCCGATCCGGGCGAGATCGCCATCGGCGTCATCATCGGGCGGACGTCCGAGTTCTTCGACTTCTTCGTCTACGCGATCGCCTCGGTGCTGGTCTTCCCCGCGCTGATCTTCTCCTTCGCCGATCCGCTGACAGGCACGGTCCTGTCCTTCGCGGTCTTCGCGCTGGCCTTCGTGGCCCGTCCGCTCGGCACGCTCGTCTTCTCGGCGGTCGACCGCGCCTATGGCCGCGGCGTGAAGCTGACGATCGCCCTGTTCCTCCTCGGCACCTCCACCGTGGCGGTGGCGTTCCTGCCGAGCTACGAACGGGCCGGCTGGGTGGCGATCGCCATTCTCGTTGTGTTTCGCTGCGCGCAGGGGCTGGCGCTCGCCGGCGCCTGGGACGGCCTGGCCTCGCTGCTCGCGCTGAACGCGCCGGAGGGCAAGCGCGGCTGGTACGCCATGATGCCGCAGCTGGGCGCTCCGATCGGGCTGATCGTCGCAAGCTCGCTCTTCGCCTATCTGACGATGAGCCTCTCGGCGGAGGATTTCCTGTCCTGGGGCTGGCGCTATCCGTTCTTCGTGGCCTTCGCCATCAACGTCGTGGCGCTCTTCGCGCGGCTGCGCATCGTGGTGACGCCGCAATACACCAAGCTCTTCGAGACGGGCGAACTCGTGCCCGGAACCGTTTCGGACACCATCCGCGACGATTGGCGCAACATCGTCATCGGCGCCTTCGCGCCGCTGGCGAGCTTCGCGCTCTTCCACATGGTCACGGTGTTTCCTCTCTCCTACGTCTTCCTCTACACGGACGACCAGCCCTCGAACTTTCTCGTCATCGAGGGGGTCGCGGCGGTGGTCGGCCTCGGAGCCGTGGTCCTGTCGGGTGTCCTCGCAGACAGGATCGGGCGGCGCTGGCTGCTCGGCGCCTCGGCCGTCGCCATCGCGATCTTCAGCGTCTTCGCGCCGCTGCTGCTGGCTGCCGGCACGGTCGGCGAGACGGTCTACATGGTCCTCGGGTTCACGCTTCTGGGCATTTCCTTCGGCCAGTCCTCGGGCGTCGTCGCGGCCAACTTCACGCGCCAGCACCGCTACACCGGCTCGGCGCTGACCTCCGATCTCGCCTGGCTCTTCGGCGCGGGCTTCGCGCCGCTGGTGGCGCTGGTCCTTACAGAGCAGCTCGGCGTCATCTCCTCGGGCGGCTATCTTCTGTCGGGCGCCATCTGCACGCTGATCGCGTTGCGCCTCAACCGGCGCCTGGCCGCCAGCAACTGA